The following is a genomic window from Ailuropoda melanoleuca isolate Jingjing unplaced genomic scaffold, ASM200744v2 unplaced-scaffold8854, whole genome shotgun sequence.
ACCCCTTGGTGGTGGTGGGATATGTTTGAGTCCAGGACAATGGAGAGATTCATATGTCAGGGAATGGTACAGCCAGAGGGGCAGTGAACATCCTTCAGGCTCACGCTGCACTGCCAAAGGGGACACTGAATTTGCTGAAGATCTTTGGCTAGGTGACCTCTGCTGATGCCCTAATTTCTGTTcaccctcctctttctctcctttaacGACTAGTGAGTGAAGCATTACAATTTGGGGGGAGTCTAGTGCCCTCATGTCATCTCCTAACTAGACATCTGTTCTCTTCTTGTCACAGTATATCTAGCAGTTTCTTGTGACTTTTCCCTCAAACCAATCACCAACCAACAGAACAACACGCTTCAAACATACACCCTTACTAAAAGAACATGGCCAAGGGCGGGAAAGGCCCCAAGGGCAAGAAGATCACCCTCAATGTGGCCAAGAATTGTATCAAAATCACATTTGATGGGAGAAAACGCCTTGACTTGAGCAAGATGGGAATTACCAACTTCCCCAAGTGCATCCTGAGACTGACTGATGTGGATGAGCTCGACCTTAGCCGGAATCTGATCAGAAAAATCCCTGAATCAATCTCCAAGTTCCAGAACCTGCGGTGGCTGGACCTGCACAGCAACTACCTCGACAAGCTTCCTGAGTCCATCGGCCAGATGACCACTCTGCTCTACCTCAATGTCAGCAACAACAGGCTGACCACCAACGGGCTGCCTGTGGAGCTCAATCAGCTCAAGAATATCCGCACTGTGAACCTAGGCTTGAACCATCTGGACAGTGTGCCCACCACGCTGGGTGCTCTGAAGGAGCTCCATGAGGTGGGGTTACATGACAACCTGCTGACCAGCATTCCCAAGAGCATCTCTAAGCTCCCCAAGCTCAAAAAGCTCAACACAAAGCGAAACCCCTTTCCCAAGGCAGAGGAGTCAGATACATTCATAGATACCATCAAGAGGCTGGACAACTTATATCTGGTAGAAGAGAAAGATCTTTGTTCGAATTGCCTCAGAAAATGCCAACAAGCCCGGGACAAGCTGAACAAAATCAAGACTATGGCCACAATGGCACCAAGAAAGGCCATCTTTTCCAATCTGGTCTCACCCAACTCCATGGCCAAGGATTCCCAGGAAGATTGGAGGTGACCTGGgaccctgaggcaggaagggaaaagggagggaggggagaaggcaggagGCTGCATCTCCAGGGCATTGTGGGATCCCTCCATTCCTGCAACATCTCCTCCAGCCAAGCCCATAAAatacctttcccttcctccctggctTGTGATTTTGTTGACCGAAGGGCTTTTAGTTCTttacctcttctctcttctctgcatgCAAACACCCACACATACAGGCACAATGAATCAGAAGAGGGTCATCCATCCTCATTCTTCCCAGAATTTTCCTGCCTACAACCCGTGGCCAGGGCAGCCAATACTGCCAGCACGCTCTTAGTCACATTGTCATGCACTTCAGGACTAACTGCCAGCTCCCAAATGTGGAGTTCATTCTGTGGGAATGCTTTGGTTCAGAGCTTTGGAGGTCAAGAATCTCAGAGCAAGGATTGGTAGGAGGGTGGAGGGACATTCAGTCTTGGGAAGGTGACAAAACTGAGCTATAGAAATGGGCAGATTATCATTAAGTATCGGCAGGTAATATCTTGGGCTGGAACCagtactaacttttttttttctcttgtctgcaCATACACAATTTGTTCTAGGAGCTTTCTAGACTGAATCTGCAAGCTCTTGACTGTCTGTGAAGGAATGAGATTGCATTCCCATCTTATTATGTCCAGTTCTTTTCCAGACTCTTGTGGGAGTAAGGAAAGAATAGGTTCAGGTATGGGTTGGtgcagtcaataaataaataccttaccaggcactgtgctagatgcaggggctgtgtctgggggtggggggagggaagcttGCCTTGTCCTGTGCAGACCAGTTGAAAGAAGACAGAACAGAATGTTATTGTCTGAGAAAGTTAGGAGATCAGGGCCAACTGGTATGCAGGGCTGGCCTGCAATAGAGAAAAGTCAAAGATTCTAGAGCTGGACAGTTCTAGGCTCAGGACagctctgcttctttcttttcatgtcccTGGACATCTTGCTTAGCTttggttccctcatctgtaaagtgggagtaACACCAGCCCCAGATGCAAGGGCTGTTGTGCATCCAAAGCAGGTAGCACACAAAGTACTCAGGAGAAGTCAGTTCTCTGCACGAACCAAAGCTTGGTGCATCTCAAAGCTGAGATACTACGTTGGACGGTGTCCCTAGTCATGCTAGATCTTTGGCAGCACTGACAGTGGTGGAGTCAATTCTCACAGTGGCCGAGAACCTTCCCTGTACTGTTCACTCACACTCACTCATACCTTTGTACTGCCTAAAAGGAAAGGATCAAGGAAGATATAtttaggaaaactttttttttttcctaatcaagaCATTCCTATGTTGGTGGCAGGTTTTGCAGTGGTCAGTGGAAAACCAGGGACATCTGTTAACTCAGTGGGActagcttgtttctttttcacatgATAAAGCAAAGCAGACAGCATActtcatttcttccctcctcaCTGCTTACTTTCCTCTGTAATGCTTAGCTGTGACAACACTTTCTCCAAAATCTCCGAAAATACGATTCAAAATTCCCTTTTCAGCTTTTCcctttattaaatgttttccgttataaaaataacaaaaccacaACATAGTTTTAAATATAACTTCTTAAAGTATCCACATCTCTGCAGCGTGAGCCAGCTATAATACTGACAGATTTCCTTACGAGTTAtgtttctgtatatatttttatatgcagtTGAAATTACAGCATTTACCTCATTTTTATCCTGCTTTGAAATCCATGTTGTTACATGGTCTTAATAACCATAATTTAAAACACCTGCAAGCCAGTTGAACAAACACACATAAGTTACTATTGGGCATtcaagttgtttccagtttttcactcaTAGAAGTCATTTCGTCATGAAAGCCTGTATGATGAAgactttaaaaactattttacattattttcttggcATAGCTTCATTATTGCAAATACGttaaactgtgttttttttaaataatttttgatacATGCTATCACAGTTTACAAGATTACACATTTATGTATCTATCAGTAACATATTAGAGAATCTGTTTTACTGCATCCTGGTAAGCTTTGAGAGTGTCATCCTTTACGTTTTCCCTTTCATTGAATGTCTGAAGTGATTTACTAGAAGCCCTTCCCAAGACGAACGGAGCAGTCGCGTCTATGACGTGTGTGATGAGATGTCATGCCTTAGGCTCAAGAGCCACCCCTAGCACGTGGGGGGCCTTGAACATGTCCCTAAGGTAGCCACTCTGCTGTTTTAGCTACTTCATGCCTCACCCAAGAAGTCCAGAACCCGTGCAGGGCATATGATCCAAACAGAGAGTGGTGGCCAGTTATTTGGAACtatccattttcatttctaaccCCTGGAGACACGTTTTCTTTAGAATTGGTGTTC
Proteins encoded in this region:
- the LOC117800902 gene encoding leucine-rich repeat-containing protein 18 — encoded protein: MAKGGKGPKGKKITLNVAKNCIKITFDGRKRLDLSKMGITNFPKCILRLTDVDELDLSRNLIRKIPESISKFQNLRWLDLHSNYLDKLPESIGQMTTLLYLNVSNNRLTTNGLPVELNQLKNIRTVNLGLNHLDSVPTTLGALKELHEVGLHDNLLTSIPKSISKLPKLKKLNTKRNPFPKAEESDTFIDTIKRLDNLYLVEEKDLCSNCLRKCQQARDKLNKIKTMATMAPRKAIFSNLVSPNSMAKDSQEDWR